From the genome of Symphalangus syndactylus isolate Jambi chromosome 13, NHGRI_mSymSyn1-v2.1_pri, whole genome shotgun sequence:
CTGGGTTAGGAAGGACCTGGGGGACTAGACTCCCAAGAAGCcaggggcctggactcctgggtctgacaGAGGAAGAGAGCTAGGGTCCCTCATTCCCGGGACCAAGATTCTAGGctcctggggaaggagggagcGGAGGCCTGGACTCCTGGCTCTGAGGGAAGCTCGGGCTGGGGCCCAGACTCCAGGGCCTCCAAGTGTCACCAGCTCACCCATTGCCATCTGGACTTTTCCCCACCCAGAATATTCAGAAGACCTTCATCGCATCCATGGACGTGTGGAACTGGGATGAGGCATCCCCACAGGAAGTGCCTCCAGGGAACAAGCTGGCAGGGCTTGGTAGGCTGCCGAGGCTGCCACAACGTGTGTGGGGAGGGTGTCCAAGTGGGGCCTCTGCTGACCCTAACCCCTTATCGCCTGCAGAAGGAGCCGAATTAGGCTTCTATTTCCCTGATCCGGCACTCCAAGGGGACACGCCGATAGCGACAGCAGAGACATGCTGGAAAGGTGGCTTCGGGCTGGGACCCCTGAGTGCTGGAAAAGAAGAGGGGAGGCTGGGATCCTAGGGCAAAGGGAGGAGGGGGGCGTGCCTAGGCTCCtgggactgggggtggggggggcgcgTGCTTGACCCCCTGAGGGTGAAGGAAAAGGGGGCGCGGGGTGCTGAAATAGGGGCTGGGGGGTCATAACTCCCAGTCCCTGACAAGTAAAGACTAGAGAGTGGGTAGTTAAGGGGTCTCTGTCATTGCTCACACTCCTCCCCAAACTCAGGTACAAGCTCATCCCTGGCAAGCTTCCCACAGCTGGACTGGGGCTCCGCGTTACTGCACCCAGAAGTTCCATGGGGGGAGGGTGAGTGTGGGGAGAGGCGGTGGGAGGTGGGGACTGGGGTCCCGAGGCACCGGGGCTGGAGGTGTAGACTCCCTGATCTTTGAGGACTGAGAACACCAGCGCCCTCAAGGTGGCATGACCTGGATACGGGACATCCGGCCCCCAAGTGCCAGGGCTGAGAGCTGAGACCCCTAGAGTTTTTGAGGGGGCACCTGGGCTGCCCTCACTCGGGATCCATTACTCCTCACAGAGCCCGACCCTCAGGCTCTTCCGTGGTCGGGAGACTGGACAGACGTGGCATGCACAGCCTGGGACTCTTGGAGCGGAGCCTCGCAGACCCTGTGCCCCGCCCCTCCCGGCCCGGGCCCCATCCCCGCCGCCGGCTCCGAAGGCGCCGCGGGCCAGAACTGTGTCCCCGCGGCGGGAGGGGCCACCTCATGGTCGCGCGCCCAGACCGCCGGGAGTAACACCAGCTGGGACTGTTCTGTGGGCCGCGACGGCGTCACCTACTGGGGCAGTGGCCTGGGCTGGGAGCCGCACACGGACTGTACCATTTCGTGGGGCGGGCCCGCGGGCCCGGACTGTACCACCTCCTGGAACCCGGGGCTGCGTGCGGATGGCACCATCACTTTGAAGGGGTACCAGAGCTCAGCTCTCACCGTTTCCTCCGAACCGAGCCCGCAGTCGGACCGTGCCAGTTTGGTTCGATGCCCCAAAACTAACCACCGAGGTGAGAGGGCCGCAAAGACTGCGGGGAGGGCAAAGCTGGAGTCTTGAGCCGGCACCCAGGCACCTAAGGGGGCGGGGCTCGGGAAACTGACAGTGAGGGGGCGGGGTTTAGGGACCAGGGGCTCGAGGAAGGAGGGGCCGGTGGCCCGCACTCCAGGTCCTTGGGGAGGAGAGGGCTAAGACACTGGTAGTCTTATAGGGACCAAGGGGATGAGGACCTAGGCTCCTGGATTATATAAAACGAAAGCGATGAAGGCCCAGATTCCTGGGTCTCCGAGATGGGTAGGCCAAACTCCTAAATCTCTGAGACTGGGCCCTTGGACGCTTGAGTCTCCAAGGCTGACTGTTGGGTCCCCTATATGGAGGGATCTGAACTCGTGGATCTCAGAGAAGGGGGGGATCCGGACTCCTGGGTCCCGAGTTGGGAGGACCC
Proteins encoded in this window:
- the ETV2 gene encoding ETS translocation variant 2 isoform X2; protein product: MDVWNWDEASPQEVPPGNKLAGLEGAELGFYFPDPALQGDTPIATAETCWKGTSSSLASFPQLDWGSALLHPEVPWGEEPDPQALPWSGDWTDVACTAWDSWSGASQTLCPAPPGPGPIPAAGSEGAAGQNCVPAAGGATSWSRAQTAGSNTSWDCSVGRDGVTYWGSGLGWEPHTDCTISWGGPAGPDCTTSWNPGLRADGTITLKGYQSSALTVSSEPSPQSDRASLVRCPKTNHRGPIQLWQFLLELLHDGARSSCIRWTGNSREFQLCDPKEVARLWGERKRKPGMNYEKLSRGLRYYYRRDIVRKSGGRKYTYRFGGCVPSLAYLDCAGGGRGAETQ
- the ETV2 gene encoding ETS translocation variant 2 isoform X1 translates to MDVWNWDEASPQEVPPGNKLAGLGRLPRLPQRVWGGCPSGASADPNPLSPAEGAELGFYFPDPALQGDTPIATAETCWKGTSSSLASFPQLDWGSALLHPEVPWGEEPDPQALPWSGDWTDVACTAWDSWSGASQTLCPAPPGPGPIPAAGSEGAAGQNCVPAAGGATSWSRAQTAGSNTSWDCSVGRDGVTYWGSGLGWEPHTDCTISWGGPAGPDCTTSWNPGLRADGTITLKGYQSSALTVSSEPSPQSDRASLVRCPKTNHRGPIQLWQFLLELLHDGARSSCIRWTGNSREFQLCDPKEVARLWGERKRKPGMNYEKLSRGLRYYYRRDIVRKSGGRKYTYRFGGCVPSLAYLDCAGGGRGAETQ
- the ETV2 gene encoding ETS translocation variant 2 isoform X3, whose amino-acid sequence is MDVWNWDEASPQEVPPGNKLAGLEGAELGFYFPDPALQGDTPIATAETCWKEPDPQALPWSGDWTDVACTAWDSWSGASQTLCPAPPGPGPIPAAGSEGAAGQNCVPAAGGATSWSRAQTAGSNTSWDCSVGRDGVTYWGSGLGWEPHTDCTISWGGPAGPDCTTSWNPGLRADGTITLKGYQSSALTVSSEPSPQSDRASLVRCPKTNHRGPIQLWQFLLELLHDGARSSCIRWTGNSREFQLCDPKEVARLWGERKRKPGMNYEKLSRGLRYYYRRDIVRKSGGRKYTYRFGGCVPSLAYLDCAGGGRGAETQ